In the genome of Halapricum salinum, one region contains:
- the trpA gene encoding tryptophan synthase subunit alpha, with protein sequence MSLQDVFESGEPAFVPYLAAGDPSYEASIEYVEALERGGADVIELGLPFSEPIAEGNTIQNAVVRALESGMTPERYFEFVADLDVDVPLVCMTYYNLVFQYGEEHGPRPFVEKAAEVGIEGFVIVDLPAEEADPLRDACDEFGLDLIFIVAPTTTDERLTSMRERVSGYVYVQARTGVTGARDDVSDQTAQTLDRIGDWNVPRAVGFGIKTGEHAERIVRAGADGVIVGSALVDIIADGTANDDPISETAAKLEAKARELKDGALRGVQATAENE encoded by the coding sequence ATGAGCCTGCAGGACGTCTTCGAGAGCGGCGAGCCGGCGTTCGTCCCCTATCTCGCCGCCGGTGACCCGAGCTACGAAGCCTCCATCGAGTACGTCGAGGCGCTGGAACGTGGTGGCGCCGACGTGATCGAACTCGGGCTGCCCTTCTCGGAACCGATCGCCGAGGGGAACACGATCCAGAACGCCGTCGTCCGCGCACTGGAGTCGGGGATGACTCCCGAGCGCTACTTCGAGTTCGTCGCGGATCTCGATGTGGACGTCCCGCTGGTCTGTATGACCTACTACAATCTCGTGTTTCAATATGGAGAGGAGCACGGCCCGCGGCCGTTCGTCGAGAAGGCCGCCGAGGTCGGTATCGAAGGGTTCGTCATCGTCGACCTCCCCGCCGAGGAGGCCGACCCCCTTCGGGACGCCTGCGACGAGTTCGGGCTGGACCTGATCTTCATCGTCGCACCGACGACGACCGACGAGCGCCTCACGAGCATGCGCGAGCGTGTCTCCGGCTACGTCTACGTGCAGGCTCGAACGGGTGTCACGGGCGCCCGCGACGACGTCAGTGACCAGACCGCCCAGACGCTCGATCGGATCGGCGACTGGAACGTTCCCAGGGCAGTCGGCTTCGGGATCAAAACCGGTGAGCATGCCGAACGGATCGTCCGCGCCGGGGCTGACGGCGTCATCGTCGGCTCCGCGCTCGTCGACATCATCGCTGACGGAACAGCAAACGACGACCCCATCTCCGAGACGGCCGCGAAACTGGAAGCGAAAGCCCGCGAACTGAAGGACGGCGCGTTGCGAGGCGTGCAGGCGACCGCCGAGAACGAGTAG